Within the Pseudoxanthomonas sp. Root65 genome, the region GGTGAAGATGGTGTGGTGGCTGATGGTCGCCAGCGCATTGGGGTTGGAGCTGTCCGACGTACCGGGCGCCACGCCGAAGAAGCCGGCTTCCGGATTGATCGCGTACAGGCGACCGTCGGCGCCGGGGCGCATCCAGCAGATGTCGTCGCCGACGGTCCACACCTTCCACCCTGCCTGGCGGTAACCCTCCGGCGGGATCAGCATGGCCAGGTTGGTCTTGCCGCACGCCGACGGAAATGCGGCGGCGATGTAGTGCGTCTCGCCCTGCGGGTTCTCGATGCCGACGATCAGCATGTGCTCGGCCAGCCAGCCCTCGTGGCGCGCCTGGTGCGAGGCGATGCGCAGCGCGTGGCACTTCTTGCCCAGCAGCGCGTTGCCGCCGTAGCCGGAGCCGAAGCTCTTGATGGCCAGCTCATCCGGGAAATGCATGATGAAGCGGCGGTCCGGATCCAGTTCGCCGGTCGAGTGCAGACCCTTCACGAACGTCCCTTCCCGCTCGATGCGCGCCAGCGCCGGCGCGCCCATGCGGGTCATGATCCGCATGTTCGCCACCACGTACGGCGAATCCGTGATCTCCGCGCCGCAGCGCGAGAGCGGCGAATCGATCGGCCCCATGCAGTAGGGAATGACGTACAGCGTGCGCCCGCGCATGCAGCCGGCGAACAGCGCGTCCATCTTCGCGTGCGCCTCGGCCGGCGCCATCCAGTGGTTGTTGGGGCCGGCGTCTTCCTGCTGCGGCGTGCAGACGAAGGTCAAGTGCTCCACGCGCGCCACGTCGCTCGGGCTGGAGCGGTGCAGCCAGCTGTGCGGATGGGTTTCGGGGTTCAGCGGCAGCAGCGTGCCGTCGGCCAGCATCTGCTTGGTCAGCAGGGCGTTTTCGGCATCGCTGCCGTCGCACCAGTGGATGCGGTCGGGCTGGGTGAGCGCGGCGACCTCCGCAACCCAGGCAGTCAACGCGTGCAGCGAGCTGCCCGGAAAATCGTTGCGTTTGAAAACATCGACCGCTGCGTTCATGCCCCGCCCTCTAAAAGTGAGACCAAAATGATACCAATGTCCTGTCCCGCTGACGAGGAGAACGCGTCCGGGGCCGGTGGGAGGTCAGTCCGAGGGGGTGCAGGCCGCGCAATCCCCGCCACGGGCACGCGGTTGTGTCTCACGGAGCGGCGAGAAGGGCGAAGCGCTAGGCTCCGAGCCCCGCCGATGGAGCCCGGAGCCTCGTCGCGGGGGATCAGAGGGCCATCGATCGGGCTCCAGGCCTCGTGGATGGGGCTTCGGACCCCAGCGATCGCCCCCGGAATGCCAACGGCGGAGCGCTGCACGCCCATCGACGGCTTTCAGAAAGCCATCAATGGCACTCCCGGAGCCATCGACCGGGCAGTGAGCCTCGTCGATCGGGCTCGGAGCGCCGTCGACGGAGCTCAGAGGCCGAGCGACGAGGCCCGGAGGGCCATCTCGACGGAGCTCGGAGCGCCATCGATGGCGCTTGGAGGGCGGGACATGGAGCGCTGAAGGCCATCGATGGGATTCCGAGCCCCATCCCTGGGATTCCGAGCTCGATCACCGCCCGGGCGCCTAGGCGTCGCGCGAGCGCCGGTACGGATTGAATAGCTGCAGCAGCCACGGCTTCTGCGCCAGCACCAGGCTGACGCCCACCCGGTCTTCGGCCGGCAGCGTGGCGTCCCGTGCCAGCAGGGCGTCGAACTCGCGCGCCACTTCGTCCAGCCGCAGCCGCAATTGCTTCACGCCGTCGATGCTCAGGCTGCCGCTGAGCAGCAGCAGCGCGTCCTGTTCGCCATCGAAGGGGTCGGCGAAGTAGTCGGTCAGCAGCGTGTGGCGGAAATAGCGCTCCATCGGCCCGTCGGCGCGCCAGCGGAAATTGCGCGCGGTCAGCGCGCGGCCGCGGTTGCCGGGCATCAGCTCGATGATCTCCAGCCGGTCCAGCTTCACCAGCAGCCCGGTCCACTGCGCGGGGGTGAAGCCGAAGTGGCCCATCACGTCGTCCTCGCGCCAACGGTTGAGGGTAAGGAACAACGCCATCAGCAGCCGCGGATCGTCCACCAGCGCCTGTTCCTGCGCCTCGCTCAACTGCGCCATCGCCTTGCGCCCCCGCGAAGCTTCGGCGCTGAGCTCGGCCAGGCCCACATCGAGCACGTCGCAGATCTGCTCCAGCCGCTGCAGGCTCATCGCACGGCGGGAGAACATGCGCTTGACCGCGGCCTCGCTCATGCGGATGCGGGTGGCGAGCTCGCGGTAGGTCAGGTTCTGCGCGCGCAGGCAGCGCTTCAAGGCATCGATCAGGTCGACGGAGACGGCCATCGGTAGCGCATTCCTATACCGGGTGATGCGCCGGAGCTTACCTCGTCGATGCCGGTTGAACAGCCACGCCGGCCACGCCCAAGGTGCGGCGAACCCGCAGGAGCCCGTCATGACCCGCCTGATCGCCCGTTCGCTGACCCTTGCCCTGGTGATCGCGCTGTCCGGCGGCATCGCCCTGCCCGCCCA harbors:
- a CDS encoding helix-turn-helix transcriptional regulator, whose amino-acid sequence is MAVSVDLIDALKRCLRAQNLTYRELATRIRMSEAAVKRMFSRRAMSLQRLEQICDVLDVGLAELSAEASRGRKAMAQLSEAQEQALVDDPRLLMALFLTLNRWREDDVMGHFGFTPAQWTGLLVKLDRLEIIELMPGNRGRALTARNFRWRADGPMERYFRHTLLTDYFADPFDGEQDALLLLSGSLSIDGVKQLRLRLDEVAREFDALLARDATLPAEDRVGVSLVLAQKPWLLQLFNPYRRSRDA
- a CDS encoding phosphoenolpyruvate carboxykinase (GTP), translating into MNAAVDVFKRNDFPGSSLHALTAWVAEVAALTQPDRIHWCDGSDAENALLTKQMLADGTLLPLNPETHPHSWLHRSSPSDVARVEHLTFVCTPQQEDAGPNNHWMAPAEAHAKMDALFAGCMRGRTLYVIPYCMGPIDSPLSRCGAEITDSPYVVANMRIMTRMGAPALARIEREGTFVKGLHSTGELDPDRRFIMHFPDELAIKSFGSGYGGNALLGKKCHALRIASHQARHEGWLAEHMLIVGIENPQGETHYIAAAFPSACGKTNLAMLIPPEGYRQAGWKVWTVGDDICWMRPGADGRLYAINPEAGFFGVAPGTSDSSNPNALATISHHTIFTNVAVTDEQEPWWEGLDSRTPALDWQGRKYDPANGPAAHPNSRFTVSARQCPSYSTKAEDPQGVPISAIVFGGRRASLVPLVFEARDWTHGVLVGAAMGSETTAAATGAVGVMRRDPMAMKPFCGYNFADYFAHWLSFDGAGAKLPKIFHVNWFRKGGDGKFLWPGFGENLRVLEWMIQRVEGKADAVETPIGHLPRAEDLNLDGVALSDEAHELLFGFDRAGWQAEFASIGEYLQEFGDRTPQALKDEQQRIAARLAN